One window from the genome of Saimiri boliviensis isolate mSaiBol1 chromosome 2, mSaiBol1.pri, whole genome shotgun sequence encodes:
- the CER1 gene encoding cerberus, with protein sequence MHLLLFQLLVLLPLGKATQHQDGHQNQSSLSPVLLQRNQRELPPGNHEEAEEKPDLFVAVPHLVGTSPAGEGQRQREKMLSRFGRFWKKPERDMRPSRDSDSEHLAPGTQSFIQPIDGMKMEKSPRGEEAKKFWHHFMFRKSPASQGVILPIKSHEIHWETCRTVPFSQTITHEDCEKVVIQNNLCFGKCGSAHSPGAAQHSRAFCSHCLPAKFTMIHLPLNCTGLSSVIKVVMLVEECQCKVKTEHGDGHFLHAGTQDSFIPGVST encoded by the exons ATGCATCTCCTCTTATTTCAGCTGCTGGTACTCCTGCCTCTAGGAAAGGCCACGCAGCACCAGGATGGCCACCAGAATCAGAGTTCTCTTTCCCCTGTACTCCTGCAGAGGAATCAAAGAGAACTCCCCCCAGGTAACcatgaggaagctgaggaaaaGCCAGATCTGTTTGTTGCAGTGCCACACCTTGTAGGCACCAGCCCTGCGGGGGAAggccagaggcagagagagaagatgCTGTCCAGATTTGGCAGGTTCTGGAAGAAGCCTGAGAGAGACATGCGCCCATCCAGGGACTCAGATAGTGAGCACCTCGCACCTGGGACCCAGTCCTTCATCCAGCCAATAGATGGGATGAAAATGGAGAAATCTCCTCGTGGGGAAGAAGCCAAGAAATTCTGGCACCACTTCATGTTCAGAAAAAGTCCGGCTTCTCAGGGGGTCATCTTGCCCATCAAAAGCCATGAAATACACTGGGAGACCTGCAGGACAGTGCCCTTCAGCCAG ACTATAACCCATGAAGACTGTGAAAAAGTAGTTATTCAGAACAACCTTTGCTTTGGGAAATGCGGGTCTGCTCATTCTCCTGGAGCTGCACAGCACTCTCGTGCCTTCTGCTCTCACTGCTTACCTGCCAAGTTCACTATGATCCACTTACCACTGAACTGCACTGGACTGTCCTCCGTGATCAAGGTGGTGATGCTGGTGGAGGAGTGTCAGTGCAAGGTGAAAACTGAGCATGGAGATGGACACTTCCTACATGCTGGCACCCAGGATTCCTTTATCCCAGGAGTTTCAACTTAG